GGAACGACGAGGCTGGTGCTGGCCGAGGAGCCGCCCACCCTGGCCGGGCTGTTCCGCTGGGACCGCCGGCAATGGCGGTTGCTCGGCAATCTTCTCCTGGTCGGCCTGGCGGCGGCCATGCCCGCGGTCGTCGGCGCTTTCATGACGCCGTCGCTGGGGCCGCTTCTCGCCACGCCCCTGGCCGTGGTCGCGGTTCAGGCGATCTACGGTCTCTGCTGGGTCTGGGCGGCCGGGTGGCTGCAGCTGCTGCCCTCGATCGTGGCGAGCGACGGCAAGGGCAGCGCCCTCGACCTCGCCTGGAAAGTCTCGGCTGGCAACCGCCTGCGGCTGATGGGGCTGGCGATCTGCGCCTTCGCCGCCCACCTGCTGCTCACCGGAACGGGAATGCTCGCGTCCAGCGTCCTCGCGGTCGAACTGCTGCCGATCCGCATCGCCGGCCATCTGCTGGGCACGCTCGCCGGCAGCGCGATCTATGTCGTCTTCGCGGCCAGCGCCGCCGTCGCCTATCGGCGGCTGACAGGCCCTGGCGCGCCGGGCGACATACTAGGCGCCCCATAGGTCACTCACAGTACCAGCAATCGCCCCGCAAACTCGCCGTCACCTGCTCCCAATCAGATCGATATCGAACGGCGCGGTCTGGTAGATCTCGTTGATCCAGTTGGCGAACAGCAGATGGGCGTGAGACCGCCAGCGATTCTGCGGCGGCTGCGACGTGTCGTCATTCCGGAAATAATTGACGGGCAGCTTGATCGGAACCTCGGCCTTGAGGTCCCGGAAATACTCGTCCGCGAGCGACCCGGAATCATATTCGAGATGATCGAGCACATAGAGGCGCCGGAACCGGCTGTCCTCCGCCATGCAGACGCCCTTCTCGTCGGAATGCGCCAGCAGCGTCAGCTCCGGGCGGGCGGCGACGTCCGCGGCCCTGATCTCGGCCCAGCGCGAGATCGGAATCAGGAAATTGTCGGAGAAGCCGTGAAGATAGGGCGACGAGGGCGCCATGATCTTCTGTCGGTAGACGCCGAACGCCTTCTCCGCCAGATGATGCTTCGGCACGCCGTGGAAATGATGGAGGGCCGCCATGGCGCCCCAGCAGACATTCATGGTCGAATGGACGTTCGTCTGCGTCCAGTCGAAGATCTGCCGCATCTCCGGCCAATAGGTGACCTCGTCATAGGGGATCGTCTCGAGCGGCGTGCCGGTGATGATGAAACCGTCGAACTTCCGGTCCTTCGCGTCTTCCCAGGTCTGATAGAAGGCGAGCAGGTGGTCTTCCGAGGTGTTCTTGGTCTTGTGCTTGCCGATCCGGACGAACGAAAGCTCGACCTGGAGCGGCGAGGCGCCGAGAAGGCGCGCCATCTGCAGCTCGGTCTTGATCTTGTTCGGCATCAGGTTAAGCAGGCCGATCTGAAGCGGACGGATGTCCTGGCGGATCGCCGCCGTCTCGGTCATCACCCGCACGCCCTCGTTCACCAGGGTGTCGAAGGCGGGCAGCTTATCGGGAATCTTGATCGGCATCGGGGTC
The nucleotide sequence above comes from Hypericibacter terrae. Encoded proteins:
- a CDS encoding homoserine O-succinyltransferase; the encoded protein is MPIKIPDKLPAFDTLVNEGVRVMTETAAIRQDIRPLQIGLLNLMPNKIKTELQMARLLGASPLQVELSFVRIGKHKTKNTSEDHLLAFYQTWEDAKDRKFDGFIITGTPLETIPYDEVTYWPEMRQIFDWTQTNVHSTMNVCWGAMAALHHFHGVPKHHLAEKAFGVYRQKIMAPSSPYLHGFSDNFLIPISRWAEIRAADVAARPELTLLAHSDEKGVCMAEDSRFRRLYVLDHLEYDSGSLADEYFRDLKAEVPIKLPVNYFRNDDTSQPPQNRWRSHAHLLFANWINEIYQTAPFDIDLIGSR